The following proteins come from a genomic window of Campylobacter concisus:
- the icmH gene encoding type IVB secretion system protein IcmH/DotU, with translation MNENQNETSVLSQTNLLGLGTNLALDHVLPLLLLANRVSKLQNFSQSEMANLREKLINDILSTTSKISNLGIYEEDDIIRLRYCLCVFIDESLLKNEIFMNSFWANNTLTTRFFNENLGGNKFFGIMDKWFENVGKNKDFLEFIYACLVLGYKGKYETQEDCNEKISYLCENIAAAVSPLIKADENVFEKSYLKQTKKSFLEVFSLKRLKFYFILLAIAMIAAAFLYSTYSMDQNNIRNNSVLNNKIENFMDSK, from the coding sequence ATGAACGAAAATCAAAATGAAACCTCAGTTTTAAGTCAAACAAATCTTTTGGGTCTTGGCACAAATCTTGCACTAGATCATGTGTTACCATTGCTTCTTTTGGCAAATAGGGTTTCAAAATTACAAAATTTTTCACAAAGTGAAATGGCAAATTTACGTGAAAAATTGATAAACGATATCTTAAGCACTACTTCAAAGATATCAAATCTAGGCATTTACGAGGAAGACGATATTATTAGACTTAGATATTGTCTTTGTGTTTTTATAGATGAGAGCTTGCTAAAAAATGAAATTTTTATGAACAGCTTTTGGGCCAATAATACTCTGACAACAAGATTTTTTAATGAAAATCTAGGTGGAAATAAATTCTTTGGCATTATGGATAAGTGGTTTGAAAATGTTGGTAAAAATAAAGATTTCTTAGAATTTATATATGCTTGTTTGGTGCTTGGCTATAAAGGAAAATATGAAACACAAGAAGATTGCAATGAAAAAATTTCTTATCTTTGTGAAAATATAGCTGCAGCCGTTTCTCCGCTCATAAAGGCCGATGAAAACGTATTTGAAAAGAGTTACTTAAAACAGACAAAGAAAAGTTTTCTTGAGGTATTTTCGTTAAAGCGTTTAAAATTTTATTTTATTTTGCTAGCTATTGCTATGATCGCAGCTGCATTTTTATATAGTACATATTCTATGGATCAAAACAATATTAGAAACAATAGTGTTCTAAATAATAAGATAGAGAATTTTATGGATAGCAAGTAA